In Paenibacillus sp. G2S3, a single window of DNA contains:
- a CDS encoding glycosyltransferase family 4 protein produces the protein MDVKAIKRVAKKILRLLKTENPGSLANKVKQLAVKNDIIAHYSFIESSEMDCEIESFNLNFNGTMTINWIIPEMGIGSGGHINIFRFINQLERRGHINRVYVMNGNRFNSNESLRSFLIAHYNLSPESSTLFYNSVNDMDYSHITIATSWHTAYEVKKFRKTYEKFYFVQDFEPVFYSVGTEFILAENTYKFGFKGITAGNWLSEKLESEYNMRCQSVGFSYDKDLYIPTTKRQPELKQVLFYARPVTPRRLFEMGLLILNELHKIRPETGIIFAGWDVSNYEIPFPHLNAGSVSINELPDLYSQCDLGLVLSGTNLSLLPLEMMACNCLVVSNKGPNVEWLLNEGNSSLVDIDYKAIAIEMARLLDDDAERQEKIKKAYDFAINTSWDKEADKFELFLKEELLKKYEQD, from the coding sequence ATGGATGTCAAAGCGATTAAAAGAGTTGCTAAAAAGATATTGCGTTTGCTAAAGACAGAGAATCCTGGTTCTTTAGCAAACAAAGTGAAACAACTTGCTGTTAAAAATGATATTATAGCTCATTATTCTTTCATTGAGTCATCTGAGATGGATTGTGAAATAGAGAGTTTTAATTTGAATTTTAACGGAACTATGACTATCAATTGGATTATACCTGAGATGGGGATAGGCTCAGGTGGACATATTAATATATTCAGATTTATTAATCAGTTAGAAAGAAGAGGACATATTAATAGAGTTTATGTTATGAATGGAAATCGCTTTAATAGTAATGAATCTCTTCGAAGTTTTCTAATAGCTCATTATAATTTATCTCCTGAATCTAGCACGCTTTTTTATAATTCTGTTAATGATATGGATTATTCCCATATAACCATTGCAACTTCATGGCACACAGCTTATGAAGTCAAGAAATTCAGAAAAACTTATGAGAAATTTTATTTTGTTCAAGATTTTGAGCCTGTGTTTTACTCTGTAGGCACAGAATTTATTCTGGCTGAAAATACTTATAAGTTCGGTTTTAAAGGAATAACAGCCGGGAATTGGCTTTCTGAAAAATTGGAAAGTGAATATAACATGAGATGCCAGTCTGTTGGGTTTTCTTATGACAAAGACTTGTATATTCCCACAACTAAAAGGCAACCAGAATTAAAACAAGTGTTGTTCTATGCACGGCCAGTAACTCCAAGAAGATTGTTTGAAATGGGATTATTAATATTGAATGAATTACACAAGATACGCCCAGAGACCGGAATCATTTTTGCAGGTTGGGATGTAAGTAACTATGAAATACCATTTCCTCACTTAAATGCTGGGAGTGTATCAATTAACGAGTTGCCTGATTTATACTCTCAATGTGATTTGGGATTAGTTCTTTCTGGTACTAATCTGTCTCTTCTACCGCTAGAAATGATGGCCTGCAACTGTCTGGTCGTTTCAAATAAAGGACCTAATGTTGAGTGGTTATTAAATGAGGGGAATTCCTCTTTAGTCGATATAGATTATAAAGCCATTGCAATAGAGATGGCACGTTTACTCGACGATGATGCTGAACGTCAAGAAAAAATAAAAAAAGCATATGATTTCGCTATAAATACGTCGTGGGATAAAGAAGCTGATAAATTTGAATTATTCTTAAAAGAGGAGCTCTTAAAAAAATATGAACAAGATTAA
- a CDS encoding DUF2142 domain-containing protein — protein sequence MSRFTKLLKINALHIFIIVASIFGVLFVFITPPFQAPDEQVHFYKAYAVSEGQFLCSSEGDSYAGSYLPSNISEFVNSTDMTSTSRNIETLNNASKYYPSSKKVFFEHYSSCVYNAAPYLPQAFGILIGNILNLNLMWIFYLGRLTNLLVYIMICAISIRLIPRLKNVVMLLALMPMSLHQAGSLSADALTNATAFLLLCYILYIKYKEDSFVNRKNLIIIAILSMVLGLLKITYFPLSLAIFLIPHTKYKTIKNYLIINTLIVCLATVSAVLWMFFTKSMNIFFPVDTAVQLSNILQNPLDYGQLLVKNIFNYDNLYLQFIGILGWLSVPLPMVVYILYFIALFVVAFVEGSKEREYTEGRILSIVLSIGIFIICYILIETSLYLNWPQTSPVIVEGVQGRYFIPIVLLFFYGLYLLAPTFIKYSKWVICIILIATLLVASGKMLQHYYFFGPQYQLLEPDNNHFIEGGILADTEINQYIKAENNNLSGFSVYISTFEKQITSPYKLVLQDAKDRSTIREVNLDVSKIIDNAYYDISFEPIAKSKGNNYIISIFPTESQVLSPITFQLSKPNIYTDGDLFIKGVKYEEDIVFRLLY from the coding sequence ATGTCCAGATTCACAAAGCTATTGAAAATAAATGCACTACATATATTTATAATAGTCGCATCTATTTTTGGGGTGTTATTTGTATTTATTACACCACCATTCCAAGCTCCTGATGAGCAAGTTCATTTTTATAAAGCCTATGCAGTTTCTGAGGGTCAGTTCCTTTGCTCGAGTGAAGGGGATTCTTATGCCGGGAGTTACTTACCATCTAACATTTCCGAATTCGTAAATAGTACTGATATGACTAGTACAAGTAGAAATATTGAAACACTAAATAATGCATCCAAGTATTATCCAAGTAGTAAAAAGGTGTTCTTTGAACACTACAGCAGTTGTGTATATAATGCAGCGCCTTATTTACCACAAGCATTTGGAATTCTTATTGGCAATATTCTAAATCTAAATTTAATGTGGATCTTTTACTTGGGTAGACTAACAAATTTATTAGTATACATAATGATTTGTGCTATTTCCATCCGATTGATACCGCGTTTAAAGAATGTAGTAATGTTATTAGCATTAATGCCTATGTCCTTACATCAAGCTGGATCATTAAGTGCAGATGCTTTAACAAATGCTACGGCTTTCTTATTACTTTGCTATATTCTATATATTAAATATAAGGAGGATAGCTTCGTAAACCGGAAGAACCTTATAATCATTGCGATACTCTCCATGGTTTTAGGTTTACTGAAGATTACTTATTTTCCGTTATCGCTTGCAATATTCCTAATTCCTCATACTAAATATAAAACTATAAAGAACTATCTCATAATAAATACTCTTATTGTATGCTTAGCTACTGTCTCAGCAGTACTTTGGATGTTTTTCACAAAGTCTATGAATATCTTTTTCCCTGTAGATACAGCGGTTCAATTAAGCAACATATTACAGAACCCTTTAGATTACGGCCAATTACTAGTAAAGAATATTTTTAATTACGATAATTTGTATTTGCAGTTTATAGGAATATTAGGTTGGTTGAGCGTTCCATTACCAATGGTAGTTTACATTCTGTATTTTATAGCACTATTTGTTGTTGCTTTTGTAGAAGGGAGTAAAGAAAGAGAATATACTGAGGGCAGAATTCTTTCAATTGTTCTCAGCATAGGTATATTTATTATTTGTTATATACTTATTGAAACCTCATTGTATTTAAATTGGCCTCAAACAAGTCCCGTGATTGTTGAAGGTGTGCAAGGAAGATATTTTATACCGATAGTTTTGTTGTTCTTTTACGGATTATATTTACTGGCTCCAACATTTATTAAGTACTCTAAATGGGTAATATGTATTATTCTAATTGCTACTTTGCTTGTTGCATCAGGAAAAATGCTTCAGCACTATTATTTTTTTGGACCTCAATATCAATTGTTAGAACCCGATAATAATCACTTTATTGAAGGTGGGATATTGGCGGATACAGAGATAAATCAATATATCAAAGCAGAAAACAATAACCTAAGTGGCTTTAGCGTATATATATCTACCTTCGAAAAACAAATAACTAGTCCATATAAATTAGTGCTGCAGGACGCTAAGGATCGGAGTACTATTCGGGAAGTTAACTTAGATGTGAGTAAAATAATAGATAATGCCTATTATGATATTTCATTTGAACCTATTGCGAAATCCAAAGGGAATAACTATATTATCTCCATTTTCCCAACAGAGTCTCAGGTTCTTTCACCCATTACTTTCCAGTTGAGCAAACCTAATATATATACAGATGGTGATTTATTTATTAAAGGAGTTAAATACGAAGAGGACATAGTTTTTAGACTTCTGTATTAG
- a CDS encoding glycosyltransferase family 2 protein has translation MKVLAIIPAYNEEGNIEELISKLKEINVDVLVINDKSTDMTLKILEKMQVNYIDLPCNLGIGGAVQTGYAYAVKNRYDIAIQVDGDGQHNPMFIKNLINPIIQNEADMVIGSRYINKEGFQSTFMRRVGIKYFSSLIKLVTGKKITDPTSGFRACNLEVINYFSVYYPVDYPEPESITALLRKNYRLMEIPVTMMERKSGLSSINFVRSIYYMVKVTLAILIETIRRNKNFNKREELQGVDV, from the coding sequence ATGAAAGTATTAGCAATCATACCAGCATATAATGAAGAGGGGAATATTGAGGAACTAATATCTAAATTAAAGGAGATCAACGTTGATGTATTAGTAATCAATGATAAATCTACTGACATGACATTGAAGATTCTCGAAAAAATGCAAGTTAATTATATAGATTTACCTTGTAACTTAGGTATTGGTGGGGCAGTTCAGACGGGGTATGCTTATGCAGTGAAGAATAGATACGATATTGCAATTCAAGTAGATGGTGATGGACAACATAATCCAATGTTTATTAAGAATTTAATAAACCCAATTATTCAGAATGAAGCAGACATGGTTATAGGCTCTAGATATATCAACAAAGAGGGCTTTCAATCAACATTTATGAGGAGAGTTGGTATTAAGTATTTTAGTTCATTAATAAAATTGGTAACTGGTAAAAAAATTACTGATCCGACATCTGGCTTTAGAGCCTGCAACTTGGAAGTTATTAATTACTTTTCTGTTTATTATCCTGTTGATTATCCTGAACCGGAGTCTATAACTGCTTTGTTGAGAAAAAATTATAGATTGATGGAGATTCCTGTAACCATGATGGAAAGAAAATCCGGACTGTCTTCTATCAATTTTGTTAGATCTATTTACTATATGGTTAAAGTTACATTGGCTATATTGATTGAGACTATCAGGAGAAATAAGAATTTTAACAAAAGAGAAGAGTTGCAAGGGGTTGACGTATGA
- a CDS encoding ABC transporter permease, whose amino-acid sequence MKMKKIKIYYFVGIMLLIGAAIILISNYSSKSIIDSDFKLAVNLLVKSDTPQEIKLYYKESEEGTFNEDQTQSQTANPGKKESLTFSLPPNANILRLDLGGETGEFEIYNIDVKEGLVSASYDIGLLLSTESRSDYIISVIETNNILNVITKGEDPYFLMGDVRDLVYEVKHDLLNQIYRIALPSGAFILFVLILMRILKSIGYSYLKEFIKDIVSSRTLILKLAKNDFNARYKGSFFGIAWAVISPLLTVLIYWFVFQVGFKSSNIEDIPFILWFIPGIIPWFYFSEALGVVTSCFLEYSYLVKKMVFKISILPIVKLLSLITINLLFVVLAFIFYFAYGNYFNLYNFQIFYYYFCLLFLTFGITLFTSSVMVFFKDMSQVIGIVLQFGFWLTPIVWNMNILSPTISKFFKLNPMIYIVDGFRDTFIYKQWFFDKPLYTLYFWCVSILILFGGMIVFKKLKPHFSDVL is encoded by the coding sequence ATGAAAATGAAAAAAATCAAGATTTATTATTTTGTCGGAATAATGTTATTGATTGGTGCTGCTATCATTTTAATCAGTAATTACAGTAGTAAAAGTATTATAGATTCTGATTTTAAGTTAGCTGTGAATCTACTGGTGAAATCAGATACTCCACAGGAGATAAAGCTTTATTATAAGGAAAGTGAAGAAGGTACATTTAATGAGGATCAGACTCAATCACAGACTGCTAATCCCGGCAAAAAGGAATCGTTGACCTTTAGCCTTCCCCCTAATGCCAATATTTTGAGATTAGATTTAGGTGGGGAAACGGGTGAATTTGAGATTTATAACATAGATGTCAAAGAAGGATTAGTATCTGCTTCTTATGATATCGGTTTGTTATTGAGCACAGAATCTCGGTCAGACTATATCATTTCGGTTATAGAAACTAATAACATTCTTAATGTTATAACTAAGGGAGAAGACCCTTATTTTCTGATGGGTGATGTTAGAGACTTGGTTTATGAAGTGAAACATGACCTGTTGAATCAGATATATAGAATAGCTCTTCCAAGTGGAGCATTCATTTTATTTGTTCTAATTCTTATGAGAATACTTAAATCAATAGGATACTCGTATCTCAAGGAGTTTATAAAGGACATTGTTAGCTCTCGCACTTTAATATTGAAGCTAGCTAAAAATGATTTTAACGCAAGATATAAGGGGTCTTTTTTTGGGATAGCGTGGGCAGTAATATCTCCGTTGCTTACAGTTTTGATTTATTGGTTTGTGTTCCAAGTTGGGTTTAAATCCTCAAATATTGAAGATATCCCATTTATACTATGGTTTATTCCAGGTATAATACCATGGTTCTATTTCTCGGAAGCTTTAGGGGTAGTTACCAGTTGTTTTCTCGAGTATAGTTACTTGGTTAAAAAAATGGTTTTCAAGATTAGTATATTGCCTATAGTTAAGTTACTATCTCTTATAACTATAAACTTATTATTTGTAGTACTTGCTTTTATTTTCTATTTTGCATACGGGAATTATTTCAATTTGTATAATTTCCAAATATTTTATTATTACTTTTGTTTGCTTTTTCTTACTTTTGGTATTACGTTATTCACCTCTTCGGTGATGGTATTCTTCAAAGATATGAGTCAAGTTATTGGAATAGTTTTGCAATTTGGATTTTGGCTGACACCTATTGTATGGAATATGAATATCCTTTCTCCAACCATTTCGAAGTTTTTTAAATTGAATCCAATGATTTATATAGTTGACGGGTTTAGAGATACATTTATTTACAAGCAGTGGTTTTTCGATAAGCCATTGTACACTCTTTATTTTTGGTGTGTCAGTATTTTAATTTTATTTGGCGGGATGATTGTTTTCAAAAAACTTAAACCTCACTTTTCGGATGTTTTATAG
- a CDS encoding NAD-dependent epimerase/dehydratase family protein translates to MNKIKCLVLGANGFVGSNLVKELSKLNDLFEITTFSKESEVIPNVKCVKGDFTREADLMEAVNNIDVIFHLISSSNPARSEANPFEAYQVDLLQSLKLLEIARERGVKKIIFVSSGGTVYGNHEYLPIDENHQTNPMNNYGISKLAIEKLLLKYNKSYGMKNLILRLANPYGSGQNKNKNIGAVTIFLSKILNEETITIFGGGNTVRDYIYIDDVISALISSATYLGVEEVFNIGTGKGTSLIELISLIEYKLQKKAIIEYVDSRSIDAEVNILSIDKAKRELGFYPKYSLEQGIDKYTEFMSMK, encoded by the coding sequence ATGAACAAGATTAAGTGTTTAGTTTTGGGAGCAAATGGTTTTGTGGGTTCGAATCTTGTGAAAGAACTTTCGAAATTAAATGACTTATTCGAAATAACTACTTTTTCTAAAGAGTCTGAAGTAATTCCCAATGTGAAATGCGTAAAGGGTGATTTCACTAGAGAAGCAGATCTAATGGAAGCTGTGAATAATATCGATGTAATATTCCATCTCATTAGTTCTTCTAATCCTGCGCGTTCGGAAGCAAATCCATTTGAAGCTTATCAAGTAGACTTGTTACAATCCCTGAAGTTATTAGAAATTGCACGTGAACGAGGTGTGAAAAAGATTATTTTTGTCTCCTCAGGTGGGACAGTATATGGTAATCATGAATATTTGCCTATTGATGAGAATCATCAAACAAATCCAATGAACAACTATGGAATATCAAAATTGGCGATTGAAAAACTTCTATTAAAATATAATAAGAGTTATGGTATGAAAAATTTAATATTAAGACTTGCTAATCCTTATGGTTCTGGGCAAAATAAGAACAAAAATATTGGCGCTGTTACAATATTTTTGAGTAAAATATTAAATGAGGAAACAATAACCATTTTTGGTGGTGGGAACACTGTTCGAGATTATATTTATATTGATGATGTAATCTCAGCTTTGATAAGCTCTGCTACTTACTTAGGTGTTGAAGAGGTATTTAATATTGGAACAGGAAAAGGAACATCTTTAATTGAATTAATCTCTTTGATCGAGTATAAATTGCAGAAAAAAGCGATCATTGAATATGTGGATTCTAGATCTATTGATGCTGAAGTCAATATATTATCGATAGACAAAGCTAAAAGGGAACTTGGTTTTTATCCAAAGTATAGTCTTGAGCAAGGCATTGATAAATACACCGAATTTATGAGCATGAAGTAA
- a CDS encoding glycosyltransferase family A protein produces the protein MDISIIIPIKNGGDKLDEVLNKVFNQKTNYIYEVILIDSGSSDNTLSIVEQYKVRLYHIPKEDFGHGKTRAYGASLSTAKFIVFLTQDAEPVNEFWLEHLVNACSLREDVVASFGAHLPYEECNPFDKRDIVGHFKNFGNKIDFHFMDDEERYKNDEGYKHFICFFSDNNSCIRKEVFDKYPYEDVDFAEDQIWARSVIEKKMKIAYTPYSVVYHSHNYDLKTYFRRYFDEYKGIYEVYQYKILKSWVYIVPAIIKHYISDRRYIKHYVEENRNYWMKYAFLRNTYRYVGGYLGSNYHRYPQKIKNILDRNLSQQYMQRNK, from the coding sequence ATGGATATATCAATTATAATTCCAATAAAAAATGGAGGAGATAAACTAGACGAGGTCCTAAATAAAGTATTTAATCAAAAAACAAATTATATATATGAAGTGATTTTAATAGATTCTGGTTCTAGTGATAACACTCTGAGTATTGTGGAACAATATAAGGTTAGACTTTATCACATACCGAAAGAAGATTTTGGACATGGAAAGACAAGGGCGTATGGGGCCTCTCTATCTACGGCGAAGTTTATAGTTTTTTTGACACAGGATGCTGAGCCGGTTAATGAGTTTTGGCTTGAGCATTTAGTTAATGCGTGTTCTTTGCGAGAAGATGTAGTAGCATCATTTGGGGCACATCTTCCTTATGAAGAATGTAATCCGTTTGATAAGAGAGATATAGTAGGACATTTCAAGAATTTTGGGAACAAGATCGATTTCCATTTTATGGATGATGAAGAGAGATATAAGAATGATGAAGGCTACAAACATTTCATTTGTTTTTTTTCTGATAATAATTCGTGTATCAGGAAAGAAGTGTTTGATAAATATCCGTACGAGGATGTTGATTTTGCAGAAGATCAAATTTGGGCGAGAAGTGTAATAGAAAAGAAAATGAAGATTGCATATACACCATATTCTGTAGTGTATCATTCTCATAATTATGATCTTAAAACATATTTCAGAAGATATTTTGACGAATATAAAGGAATTTATGAGGTTTATCAATATAAGATATTGAAGTCGTGGGTATATATTGTTCCAGCTATTATTAAACATTATATAAGTGATAGACGTTATATTAAACATTACGTGGAAGAAAATCGTAATTATTGGATGAAATATGCATTTCTGCGCAATACCTATCGCTATGTAGGAGGGTATTTGGGTAGCAACTACCATAGATACCCTCAAAAAATAAAGAACATTTTGGATCGGAATCTCTCACAACAATATATGCAGAGAAATAAATAA
- a CDS encoding glycosyltransferase yields MNHYKIQVLLSIYNGERYLDEQLGSLMTQEDVDIHVLIRDDGSCDMSVNIINEYIKRYPNNITFYTGMNVGAKQSFFNLIVKSSEDFNYFCFCDQDDVWDSRKIINAINLIRENDLTQPILYCSSTKMVNSQLKFINSWPNRPDRELTVYNAVLENIAVGCTIVMNANLMVLVKNNLPKNYGNVIMHDWWIYLCASCFGKVIFDPRPFILYRQHNDNLLGGQTETFAIKWKKRYTRFVRNYYGKMLSTQAEEFFNIYMDQLPNKEKTDLRTFIVKRDLNFFKRISYVLKTPMYKQRRLDSFFYRIKFVLRKL; encoded by the coding sequence TTGAATCATTATAAAATTCAAGTGTTACTCTCTATATATAATGGAGAGAGGTATTTAGATGAACAACTTGGAAGTTTAATGACTCAAGAAGATGTGGATATCCATGTATTGATAAGGGATGACGGATCATGCGATATGTCAGTTAATATAATTAATGAATATATTAAAAGATACCCTAATAATATTACTTTCTATACCGGAATGAATGTTGGTGCGAAACAAAGCTTTTTCAATTTAATTGTTAAAAGTTCTGAGGACTTTAATTATTTTTGCTTCTGCGATCAAGATGATGTTTGGGATAGTAGAAAAATTATAAACGCAATCAACCTAATAAGAGAAAATGATCTAACACAGCCTATACTTTACTGCTCTTCTACTAAAATGGTGAATTCTCAATTGAAATTCATAAATTCATGGCCTAATCGGCCTGATAGGGAGTTAACCGTATATAATGCAGTTCTTGAAAACATTGCAGTAGGATGTACTATAGTAATGAATGCAAATTTAATGGTTTTAGTAAAAAACAATCTTCCCAAAAATTATGGTAATGTTATTATGCATGATTGGTGGATCTATTTGTGTGCTTCTTGTTTTGGAAAGGTCATATTTGATCCTAGGCCGTTTATTCTTTATCGTCAGCATAATGATAATTTACTTGGTGGTCAGACAGAAACCTTTGCAATCAAATGGAAGAAAAGATATACGCGATTTGTTAGGAATTATTATGGGAAGATGCTGAGTACTCAAGCTGAAGAGTTCTTTAATATTTATATGGATCAATTGCCAAATAAGGAAAAAACGGATCTTAGAACATTTATAGTTAAACGGGATCTGAATTTCTTTAAAAGGATTAGCTATGTATTGAAGACACCTATGTACAAACAGAGGCGCTTAGATAGTTTTTTTTACCGGATTAAATTTGTTTTACGGAAGTTATAA
- a CDS encoding ABC transporter ATP-binding protein, producing the protein MDLAIEVKKLSKVYRLYNKPVDRLREALSISKKTLHTDHFALQDISFTINKGESIGIIGKNGSGKSTLLKLITGVLTPTEGTVNANGKIAALLELGTGFNPEYTGIENIYLNSTMMGFSKEAIDDKVQDIVKFADIGEFINQPVKTYSSGMFARLAFSVAINVEPDILIVDEALSVGDIFFQSKCYKKFEEFSNKGKTLIFVSHDMGSVIKYCARSIVLHEGKLVAEGPSREMVDVYKKLLNNNIDDEIETTTIEEDTSEVLWSDKLINKNPNFIEYGNNEAKIFDFGVFDQKKTPISSVIGKESFFISMKVAFNTTVVDPIFAFTIKDIKGNEITGTNTMYEKINTGTAIEGDVYDISFEQNVPLQNGGYLISLGCTGYNNGEFQIYHRLYDVLHLNVISEKDTVGFFNIDSSVTLKKNNR; encoded by the coding sequence ATGGATTTAGCAATAGAAGTCAAAAAATTATCTAAAGTTTACAGATTATACAATAAACCTGTAGATCGCTTAAGAGAGGCATTGAGTATTAGTAAGAAAACGTTGCACACTGATCATTTTGCTCTGCAAGATATTTCATTCACTATTAATAAAGGTGAGTCTATCGGCATAATCGGTAAGAATGGGTCGGGAAAATCTACACTATTAAAATTAATAACAGGTGTACTTACACCTACTGAAGGGACAGTTAATGCTAATGGCAAGATTGCAGCCTTATTGGAATTAGGAACCGGGTTTAATCCCGAATATACAGGTATTGAAAATATATATCTTAATAGTACAATGATGGGGTTCTCTAAAGAAGCAATAGATGATAAGGTCCAAGATATAGTTAAGTTTGCGGACATTGGGGAATTTATTAATCAGCCCGTAAAAACCTATAGTAGTGGGATGTTTGCAAGGTTGGCATTTTCAGTAGCGATTAATGTAGAGCCTGACATCTTAATTGTTGATGAAGCATTGTCTGTTGGTGATATTTTCTTTCAAAGTAAATGTTATAAAAAGTTTGAGGAATTCTCCAACAAAGGAAAAACACTGATATTTGTAAGTCACGATATGGGAAGTGTAATCAAATATTGTGCTAGATCCATTGTATTGCATGAAGGGAAGTTAGTTGCAGAAGGACCTTCAAGAGAAATGGTCGATGTTTACAAGAAGCTATTGAACAACAACATTGACGATGAAATAGAGACAACGACGATAGAAGAGGATACTTCAGAGGTTTTATGGTCAGATAAACTAATTAATAAAAATCCTAACTTTATTGAGTATGGGAATAATGAAGCGAAAATTTTTGATTTTGGAGTTTTTGATCAGAAAAAAACACCTATAAGTAGTGTTATCGGGAAAGAATCATTCTTTATAAGTATGAAAGTTGCCTTTAATACAACGGTTGTCGATCCAATTTTTGCTTTTACGATTAAAGATATCAAAGGAAACGAAATTACTGGAACTAATACAATGTACGAAAAAATAAATACAGGTACTGCAATAGAGGGTGACGTATATGATATCTCATTTGAACAGAACGTTCCACTTCAAAACGGAGGATATTTAATTTCACTAGGATGTACCGGATACAACAATGGTGAATTTCAGATTTACCACAGGTTATATGATGTACTGCATCTGAATGTAATATCAGAAAAAGATACAGTCGGATTTTTCAATATTGATTCATCAGTGACATTGAAAAAAAATAATCGATAA
- a CDS encoding class I SAM-dependent methyltransferase, with protein sequence MNDVYLNMEFAPNDNLYSDGEVEDRLLEIFKSGQDYKAILEQSDEWALLYHLSERRHNILNWYDFEKGSNVLEIGAGCGAITGLFIEKEMNVTCIEYSHKRSLINAYRNQHHKNLEIIVGDFNEITLEKKYDYISLIGVFEYSGLISKGQYSNVDFLKKIKSLLKPDGKLIIAIENKLGFKYWAGSVEDHLGKLFLSIEGYDRSKGVETYSKQELKFLLESSGFNDTEFYYPVPDYKFCTQIFTDKYLPKVGQVNDIVANYDSPRVSYFNPVKSINNIINSGYFDVFSNSFLVFAKFS encoded by the coding sequence GTGAATGATGTTTATCTTAATATGGAGTTTGCTCCTAATGACAACTTATATAGCGATGGTGAGGTTGAGGACAGACTTTTGGAGATCTTCAAAAGCGGTCAGGATTACAAAGCAATTTTAGAACAAAGCGACGAGTGGGCATTACTTTATCATTTATCAGAACGACGCCATAATATTCTTAATTGGTATGACTTTGAAAAAGGTTCGAATGTTCTAGAAATAGGTGCTGGCTGCGGTGCGATTACTGGTTTGTTTATTGAAAAAGAAATGAATGTTACTTGTATAGAGTATTCACATAAAAGATCATTAATTAATGCCTACAGAAATCAACATCATAAAAATCTAGAAATTATTGTAGGCGATTTTAATGAAATTACGTTAGAAAAAAAATATGACTATATTTCTTTAATCGGTGTTTTTGAATATTCCGGGTTAATTAGCAAAGGACAATATTCAAATGTTGATTTCCTGAAAAAAATCAAAAGCCTATTGAAGCCAGATGGAAAACTAATTATTGCAATTGAGAATAAATTGGGTTTTAAATATTGGGCCGGTTCTGTGGAAGATCATTTAGGGAAACTTTTTTTGAGCATCGAGGGCTATGATCGTAGTAAAGGAGTAGAAACATACTCCAAACAAGAATTAAAGTTTCTTCTGGAGAGTAGTGGATTTAACGATACTGAATTTTATTATCCTGTTCCTGATTATAAATTCTGCACACAGATTTTCACAGACAAATACCTTCCTAAAGTGGGGCAGGTCAACGATATAGTGGCAAACTATGATAGTCCAAGAGTTAGTTATTTTAATCCAGTGAAATCGATTAATAACATTATTAATAGTGGATATTTTGATGTTTTTTCGAATTCGTTTTTAGTGTTTGCAAAATTTTCTTAA
- a CDS encoding DUF2304 domain-containing protein, translating to MIALNLQIILIVASILLFIFFVTKIKAYKIELKYTILWMFIIFINILLALFPGILTFLSDLLYIETPVNTLFLFGFLACFMILYSLSVSVSKYSIKIKQLSQEIGLLKNELEKYKKDSAE from the coding sequence ATGATTGCCTTGAATTTGCAAATAATTTTGATAGTTGCTAGTATTCTTTTATTCATATTTTTTGTTACAAAAATTAAAGCATATAAAATAGAACTAAAGTATACTATTTTGTGGATGTTCATAATATTTATTAATATTTTGCTTGCTTTATTTCCGGGAATTTTAACGTTTTTATCCGATTTATTATATATTGAGACTCCAGTAAATACTTTGTTTTTATTTGGTTTTTTAGCATGTTTTATGATTTTATATAGCTTATCTGTCTCTGTGTCGAAATATTCGATTAAAATTAAACAGCTTTCACAGGAAATAGGGTTACTTAAGAATGAATTGGAAAAATATAAGAAGGATAGTGCAGAATGA